The Fusobacterium sp. FSA-380-WT-3A genome has a window encoding:
- a CDS encoding lysine exporter LysO family protein produces MLGIGISIICGIILGLFFRNDMIINNVDSLVSFGLCLLLFFVGMDIGDNGDIFNSLKKYGKKVWLLPLSTIIGSGIGGYLGAILTKIGMGEGIAVSMGLGWYSLSAIELSKISAELGSVAFLTNVLREIISIFTVPFIAKYIGSLESVSVAGATAMDTLLPIINRSNSSDISVVAFFSGMFLTTAVPFLVTTTISIFGLM; encoded by the coding sequence ATGTTAGGAATAGGAATTTCAATTATTTGTGGGATTATTTTAGGATTATTTTTTAGAAATGATATGATAATAAATAATGTAGATTCATTGGTAAGTTTTGGACTTTGTCTTTTATTATTTTTTGTAGGTATGGATATAGGGGATAATGGAGATATATTTAATAGTTTGAAAAAATATGGAAAAAAAGTATGGTTACTACCACTAAGTACAATTATAGGCTCTGGTATTGGAGGATATTTAGGAGCTATTTTAACTAAAATAGGTATGGGGGAAGGAATAGCTGTAAGTATGGGACTTGGTTGGTATTCTTTATCAGCTATAGAACTTTCTAAAATAAGTGCAGAGTTAGGAAGTGTGGCTTTTTTAACAAATGTCTTAAGAGAAATAATCTCTATTTTTACAGTTCCTTTTATAGCAAAATATATCGGTTCTTTAGAATCTGTTTCTGTGGCAGGAGCTACAGCTATGGATACTTTGCTTCCAATTATAAATAGAAGTAACTCATCAGATATTTCTGTTGTAGCATTTTTTTCAGGAATGTTTTTAACAACTGCAGTTCCATTTTTAGTAACAACAACGATATCTATATTTGGTTTAATGTAA